A single Musa acuminata AAA Group cultivar baxijiao chromosome BXJ2-1, Cavendish_Baxijiao_AAA, whole genome shotgun sequence DNA region contains:
- the LOC103983661 gene encoding photosystem II 22 kDa protein, chloroplastic-like — protein sequence MAQSVLLASTGGRSLSSTMEPLLQAQIHRLRPTRFSDLILPRTPRRHLPSTSSSSFFPTLALFKAKTKAPPAKVETKKPKVEDGIFGTSGGIGFTKQNELFVGRVAMLGFAASLLGEGITGKGILAQLNLETGIPIYEAEPLLLFFILFTLLGAIGALGDRGQFVDDSPTGLGKAVIPPGKGFRAALGLEEGGPLFGFTKANELFVGRLAQLGIAFSIIGEIITGKGALAQLNIETGVPVSELEPLVLFNVAFFFFAALNPGTGKFVTDEVEE from the exons ATGGCTCAATCCGTGCTATTGGCCAGCACTGGAGGCCGATCGTTGAGCTCCACCATGGAGCCATTGCTCCAGGCACAGATTCACCGGCTCCGGCCGACGCGGTTCTCCGACCTCATCCTTCCTCGGACTCCTCGCAGACACCTgccttccacttcttcttcttccttcttcccaacTCTTGCTTTGTTCAAGGCTAAAACCAAAGCTCCTCCAGCGAAG GTGGAGACGAAGAAGCCGAAGGTTGAGGATGGCATCTTTGGCACCTCCGGGGGGATTGGGTTCACCAAGCAGAACGAGCTCTTCGTTGGCCGCGTCGCCATGCTGGGGTTTGCA GCTTCTCTGCTAGGAGAAGGCATCACAGGGAAAGGAATCCTAGCACAACTGAACCTGGAAACCGGCATACCGATCTACGAGGCCGAGccgctcctcctcttcttcatcctcttcacCCTCCTCGGAGCAATAGGAGCGCTCGGTGACCGAGGACAGTTTGTTGATGATTCTCCCACCGGGCTCGGGAAGGCTGTCATCCCCCCGGGGAAGGGCTTCCGAGCTGCTCTGGGACTCGAGGAAGGAG GGCCCCTCTTCGGATTCACGAAAGCGAACGAGCTCTTTGTTGGAAGATTAGCGCAGCTGGGCATTGCGTTCTCCATAATCGGGGAAATAATCACAGGAAAGGGTGCGTTGGCGCAGCTAAACATCGAGACCGGAGTGCCGGTCAGTGAACTCGAACCGCTGGTACTATTCAacgttgccttcttcttcttcgctgcaTTGAATCCAGGAACTGGGAAATTTGTGACCGACGAAGTCGAAGAATGA
- the LOC103983650 gene encoding small ribosomal subunit protein eS10z yields MIIPKKNRHEICKYLFQEGVLFAKKDYNLAKHPEIDVPNLQVIKLMQSFKSREYVRETFAWQHYYWYLTNDGIEYLRTYLNLPSEIVPATLKKSARPPARPFGSGPPGDRPRGPPRFEGDRPRFGDRDGYRGGPRPGGPPGDAGDKGGAPPEFQPSFRGTGGRPGFGRGGGGYGAGPASASFQ; encoded by the exons ATG ATCATCCCCAAGAAGAACCGCCATGAGATCTGCAAGTACCTCTTTCAGG AGGGGGTGCTCTTCGCGAAGAAGGATTACAACCTCGCCAAGCACCCAGAGATCGACGTGCCCAATCTGCAGGTGATCAAGCTGATGCAGAGCTTCAAGTCGAGGGAGTACGTGAGGGAGACCTTCGCGTGGCAGCACTACTACTGGTACCTGACCAACGATGGGATTGAGTACCTTAGAACTTACCTTAACCTTCCTTCGGAGATAGTCCCCGCAACCCTGAAGAAGTCCGCGAGGCCACCGGCTCGCCCGTTTGGCTCCGGCCCTCCTGGCGACCGCCCCAG GGGGCCACCCCGATTCGAGGGAGATAGACCGAGATTTGGGGATAGGGATGGATATAGGGGAGGTCCTCGTCCTGGGGGTCCTCCAGGTGATGCTGGTGACAAGGGCGGTGCACCACCTGAATTCCAGCCATCTTTCAGG GGCACTGGTGGTAGACCTGGATTTGGCCGCGGAGGTGGAGGATATGGAGCTGGCCCTGcgtctgcttcttttcagtag
- the LOC135598558 gene encoding uncharacterized protein LOC135598558: MKYLACHRWHRGEREGMAAEVACACAGETEEEEARAVVGEAAAIRALNTAVELHLEKTMEKKRAVDAQKKEMWRLFQLFFLFLAVLFAAQLGAPQDRLQCRHCWVPIALLALGHLAFSAAAAQTLRCIHGCKYQRRCHKLTLALATDRLKLLTTRCSAAAGPAPALLPGELEIHYQKPPESYQRKFNRSWAVHVGFLICTFGFMVSCTVVVLCF, from the coding sequence ATGAAGTATTTAGCATGTCATCGCTGGCATCGAGGAGAGCGGGAGGGGATGGCGGCAGAGGTGGCGTGCGCCTGCGCAGGGGAAacggaagaggaggaggcgagGGCGGTGGTTGGAGAGGCGGCCGCAATTCGGGCGCTGAACACCGCCGTAGAGCTCCACTTGGAGAAGACCATGGAGAAGAAACGGGCGGTGGACGCGCAGAAAAAGGAGATGTGGCGCCTCTTCcagctcttcttcctcttcttggcGGTGTTGTTCGCGGCCCAGCTGGGGGCGCCGCAGGACCGCCTCCAGTGCCGCCACTGCTGGGTCCCCATCGCCCTCCTCGCCCTCGGCCACCTCGccttctccgccgccgccgcccagaCCCTTCGCTGCATCCACGGCTGCAAGTACCAGCGCCGCTGCCACAAGCTCACCCTCGCCCTCGCCACCGACCGCCTCAAGCTCCTCACGACCCGCTGCTCCGCCGCCGCGGGCCCTGCGCCGGCGCTGCTTCCGGGGGAGTTGGAGATCCACTACCAGAAGCCGCCGGAGAGCTACCAGCGCAAGTTCAACAGGAGCTGGGCTGTACACGTCGGCTTCCTGATATGTACCTTCGGGTTCATGGTCTCCTGTACCGTAGTCGTCCTCTGCTTCTAG
- the LOC135584019 gene encoding fructose-1,6-bisphosphatase, cytosolic-like isoform X2, producing the protein MDHAADAHRTDLMTITRHVLNEQSKHPESKGDFTILLSHIVLGCKFVCSAVNKAGLAKLIGLAGETNVQGEEQKKLDVLSNQVFVKALISSGRTCVLVSEEDEEATFVDPSLRGKYCVVFDPLDGSSNIDCGVSIGTIFGIYMVKDKDNVSLDDVLQPGKHMVAAGYCMYGSSCTLVLSTGNGVNGFTLDPSLGEFMLTHPDIKIPKRGKLYSVNEGNAKNWDTPTAKFVEKCKFPKDGSSPKSLRYIGSMVADVHRTLLYGGIFLYPADKQSPNGKLRVLYEVFPMSFLMEQAGGQAFTGEQRALDLVPTEIHQRSPVFLGSYDDVEEIKALYAAEEKKA; encoded by the exons ATGGATCACGCGGCCGACGCGCACCGGACGGACTTGATGACGATCACCAGGCACGTGCTGAACGAACAGTCGAAGCACCCCGAGTCGAAGGGCGACTTCACCATCCTCCTCTCCCACATCGTCCTCGGCTGCAAGTTCGTCTGCTCCGCCGTCAACAag GCTGGCCTCGCCAAACTCATAGGACTCGCAGGAGAGACGAACGTCCAG GGTGAAGAACAGAAGAAGCTGGACGTGCTCTCCAACCAAGTCTTCGTCAAGGCTTTGATCAGCAGCGGTCGCACA TGTGTTCTTGTGTCAGAAGAGGATGAGGAAGCCACCTTTGTGGATCCATCACTGCGTGGAAA GTACTGCGTCGTCTTCGATCCCCTGGACGGTTCCTCTAACATTGACTGTGGCGTCTCCATTGGAACA ATTTTTGGCATTTACATGGTTAAAGATAAGGATAATGTGAGccttgatgatgtgttgcaaccaGGGAAGCATATGGTAGCAGCTGGCTACTGCATGTACGGCAGTTCTTGCACT CTTGTGTTAAGCACCGGGAACGGTGTCAATGGTTTCACTCTCGATCCATCTCTTGGAGAGTTCATGCTCACCCATCCGGACATTAAG ATACCCAAGAGAGGCAAATTGTACTCAGTGAACGAAGGAAATGCCAAGAACTGGGATACTCCTACAGCAAA GTTTGTGGAGAAATGCAAGTTCCCAAAGGATGGTTCATCACCAAAATCTCTGAGATACATTGGAAG TATGGTTGCTGATGTCCATCGAACACTGCTGTATGGAGGCATCTTTTTGTACCCTGCAGATAAGCAAAGTCCTAATGGAAAACTACG TGTTCTGTATGAGGTCTTTCCAATGTCATTCTTGATGGAACAAGCAGGAGGTCAAGCATTCACAGGAGAACAACGG GCCCTTGATTTGGTTCCCACCGAGATTCATCAGAGGTCTCCAGTATTTCTTGGCAGCTATGATGATGTTGAGGAAATTAAAGCTCTCTATGCTGCCGAAGAGAAGAAAGCATGA
- the LOC135584019 gene encoding fructose-1,6-bisphosphatase, cytosolic-like isoform X1 produces the protein MDHAADAHRTDLMTITRHVLNEQSKHPESKGDFTILLSHIVLGCKFVCSAVNKVLLFLFPSTIASPIAISTSIPPCLFSQAGLAKLIGLAGETNVQGEEQKKLDVLSNQVFVKALISSGRTCVLVSEEDEEATFVDPSLRGKYCVVFDPLDGSSNIDCGVSIGTIFGIYMVKDKDNVSLDDVLQPGKHMVAAGYCMYGSSCTLVLSTGNGVNGFTLDPSLGEFMLTHPDIKIPKRGKLYSVNEGNAKNWDTPTAKFVEKCKFPKDGSSPKSLRYIGSMVADVHRTLLYGGIFLYPADKQSPNGKLRVLYEVFPMSFLMEQAGGQAFTGEQRALDLVPTEIHQRSPVFLGSYDDVEEIKALYAAEEKKA, from the exons ATGGATCACGCGGCCGACGCGCACCGGACGGACTTGATGACGATCACCAGGCACGTGCTGAACGAACAGTCGAAGCACCCCGAGTCGAAGGGCGACTTCACCATCCTCCTCTCCCACATCGTCCTCGGCTGCAAGTTCGTCTGCTCCGCCGTCAACAaggtcctcctcttcctcttcccctcCACCATTGCGTCTCCTATTGCTATCTCCACTTCGATTCCACCTTGTTTGTTCTCACAGGCTGGCCTCGCCAAACTCATAGGACTCGCAGGAGAGACGAACGTCCAG GGTGAAGAACAGAAGAAGCTGGACGTGCTCTCCAACCAAGTCTTCGTCAAGGCTTTGATCAGCAGCGGTCGCACA TGTGTTCTTGTGTCAGAAGAGGATGAGGAAGCCACCTTTGTGGATCCATCACTGCGTGGAAA GTACTGCGTCGTCTTCGATCCCCTGGACGGTTCCTCTAACATTGACTGTGGCGTCTCCATTGGAACA ATTTTTGGCATTTACATGGTTAAAGATAAGGATAATGTGAGccttgatgatgtgttgcaaccaGGGAAGCATATGGTAGCAGCTGGCTACTGCATGTACGGCAGTTCTTGCACT CTTGTGTTAAGCACCGGGAACGGTGTCAATGGTTTCACTCTCGATCCATCTCTTGGAGAGTTCATGCTCACCCATCCGGACATTAAG ATACCCAAGAGAGGCAAATTGTACTCAGTGAACGAAGGAAATGCCAAGAACTGGGATACTCCTACAGCAAA GTTTGTGGAGAAATGCAAGTTCCCAAAGGATGGTTCATCACCAAAATCTCTGAGATACATTGGAAG TATGGTTGCTGATGTCCATCGAACACTGCTGTATGGAGGCATCTTTTTGTACCCTGCAGATAAGCAAAGTCCTAATGGAAAACTACG TGTTCTGTATGAGGTCTTTCCAATGTCATTCTTGATGGAACAAGCAGGAGGTCAAGCATTCACAGGAGAACAACGG GCCCTTGATTTGGTTCCCACCGAGATTCATCAGAGGTCTCCAGTATTTCTTGGCAGCTATGATGATGTTGAGGAAATTAAAGCTCTCTATGCTGCCGAAGAGAAGAAAGCATGA
- the LOC103983631 gene encoding momilactone A synthase-like, which yields MGSASFLSSVARRLEGKVALITGGASGIGECTAKLFARHGARVIVADIQDDKGRALCAALGPASYVHCDVTDEADVERAVDTAVALHGKLDVMFNNAGVMDPPVNGFLASDRAAFERVMATNALGAFLGTKHAARVMVPARAGSIVSTASLVSAVGGVASAAYTCSKHAVVGLMRSAAAELGRFGVRANCVSPYGVATPLAMAGMQLTTEEMEAAMEAMGNLKGVRLKAADVAEAVLYLASDESRYVSGLNLTVDGGLSVTKSLQ from the exons ATGGGAAGCGCTTCCTTTCTCTCATCGGTGGCACGAAG GCTTGAAGGCAAAGTGGCGTTGATCACCGGCGGGGCCAGCGGCATCGGCGAGTGCACGGCCAAGCTGTTCGCACGGCACGGCGCCCGAGTCATCGTCGCGGACATCCAGGACGACAAGGGCCGCGCCCTCTGTGCCGCCCTCGGCCCCGCCTCCTACGTCCACTGCGACGTCACAGACGAGGCCGACGTGGAGCGCGCGGTCGACACCGCCGTCGCCCTCCACGGGAAGCTGGACGTCATGTTCAACAACGCGGGCGTCATGGACCCGCCCGTCAACGGCTTCCTCGCCAGCGACAGGGCGGCATTCGAGCGGGTGATGGCCACCAACGCGCTGGGGGCGTTCCTGGGGACGAAGCACGCGGCGCGGGTCATGGTGCCGGCGCGCGCCGGCAGCATCGTGTCGACGGCGAGCCTGGTGTCAGCGGTGGGCGGGGTGGCGTCGGCGGCGTACACGTGCTCGAAGCACGCGGTGGTGGGGCTGATGCGGAGCGCCGCGGCGGAGCTGGGGCGGTTCGGGGTGCGGGCCAATTGCGTGTCGCCGTACGGGGTGGCGACGCCGCTGGCGATGGCGGGGATGCAGTTGACCACGGAGGAGATGGAGGCGGCGATGGAGGCGATGGGCAACCTCAAGGGGGTGAGGCTGAAGGCGGCGGACGTGGCGGAGGCGGTGCTCTACCTGGCCAGCGACGAGTCCAGGTACGTGAGCGGCCTCAACCTGACGGTGGACGGAGGCCTCAGCGTCACCAAATCCCTGCAGTAG